One part of the Clostridium thermosuccinogenes genome encodes these proteins:
- a CDS encoding ABC-2 family transporter protein, with the protein MTSLTYRFELIFAIPKQIIFISLNLLLWKTLYSDKAAVSDVTYEQMLTFTILIAFLNNVYVHSIEGTLRGRIRMGNVAVDYIKPINVFAMYLADDLGLIVVNLVQRFLPLLLIYSIFIKSLMPASIINFILFLVSVALGFLIIWLLSAIFGLLYFWVIDLGLLGEIRDYIVNFLSGSRISK; encoded by the coding sequence TTGACTTCACTGACATATCGTTTTGAGCTGATTTTTGCTATACCAAAACAGATTATATTTATTTCGCTGAACTTATTGCTATGGAAAACCCTGTATAGCGATAAAGCTGCTGTTTCGGACGTTACCTACGAACAGATGCTTACCTTTACAATTTTAATAGCCTTTCTTAACAATGTTTACGTGCATAGTATAGAAGGAACCCTGCGCGGGCGGATCAGGATGGGGAATGTGGCAGTTGATTACATAAAGCCCATCAATGTGTTTGCCATGTATTTAGCTGACGACTTAGGTCTAATTGTCGTAAACCTTGTGCAAAGGTTTTTGCCTTTATTGCTCATTTACAGCATTTTCATAAAAAGTCTGATGCCTGCATCAATAATAAACTTTATACTATTTTTAGTCAGCGTGGCCCTTGGGTTTTTGATTATATGGCTGCTGTCGGCAATTTTTGGGCTCTTATATTTTTGGGTTATAGATTTAGGCCTACTGGGAGAAATTAGGGATTATATAGTAA
- a CDS encoding MFS transporter translates to MKTDIKHKGNTLFNKKILLFLLSQNISLFGSSVVGFAIIWYITLKTSSGLWLMLSTICSMLPQVVISLWGGVWADRYNRKYLIMLSDAFIAIATLGLAISFWAGFQRMELLLAVSVVRSIGSGIQAPAVNAIYPQIVPQEGLTKIQGINQTLSSVLMLLAPAVGGAMLGTMDIAWTFMLDVVTAALAVLIISFIKVERIERTDESTSVFVELKQGIQYTFRHPLLRGIVICYACSFFLITPAAVLTPLLVERSFGNDVWRLTANEMVWTVGSLVGGMFVALYGSFKDKVRTTAMCLVAFGITFGLLGMAGNFVLYLIIMGTSGFFMPIIATAQTVLIQENTEPTMMGRVFSIIQIIGASAMPVAILLFGPLADVVSVEIILIITGVLLALVGIAYERSNKKTSALQKDMQ, encoded by the coding sequence ATGAAAACAGACATTAAACATAAGGGGAACACCCTTTTCAATAAAAAAATTTTACTATTTTTACTAAGTCAGAACATATCATTATTCGGCTCCTCTGTTGTGGGTTTTGCCATTATATGGTATATTACCCTGAAGACTTCATCCGGGCTATGGCTGATGTTGTCCACTATCTGCTCCATGCTGCCGCAAGTGGTGATATCCCTTTGGGGCGGTGTTTGGGCAGACAGGTATAACCGCAAGTATCTGATCATGCTTTCGGACGCATTTATAGCCATAGCAACCCTTGGCCTGGCTATTTCGTTCTGGGCCGGATTTCAGCGCATGGAACTTCTGCTTGCGGTTTCAGTAGTGCGTTCAATTGGTTCCGGTATTCAAGCTCCTGCCGTGAATGCTATTTATCCGCAGATTGTACCTCAGGAGGGATTAACAAAGATACAGGGCATAAACCAGACATTGAGCTCTGTTTTAATGCTTCTTGCTCCTGCTGTGGGAGGTGCCATGCTTGGCACGATGGATATTGCGTGGACTTTTATGCTGGATGTAGTTACAGCAGCACTTGCTGTCCTGATTATCAGCTTTATCAAGGTGGAAAGAATCGAACGGACCGACGAATCCACATCTGTATTTGTTGAGCTTAAGCAGGGCATCCAATATACATTCCGCCACCCATTATTACGGGGAATCGTTATCTGCTATGCATGCTCTTTCTTCTTGATTACTCCTGCGGCGGTACTAACTCCCCTTCTGGTGGAAAGAAGCTTCGGCAATGATGTATGGAGGCTGACTGCAAATGAGATGGTTTGGACAGTCGGCTCCCTGGTTGGAGGCATGTTTGTTGCGCTGTATGGCAGCTTTAAAGACAAGGTCCGTACTACTGCCATGTGTCTTGTGGCTTTTGGCATAACTTTTGGACTGTTGGGTATGGCAGGAAATTTTGTGCTATATCTGATTATCATGGGGACTTCAGGCTTCTTTATGCCGATTATCGCCACAGCACAGACAGTGTTAATCCAGGAAAACACCGAGCCAACCATGATGGGACGGGTCTTTTCCATAATACAGATTATCGGAGCCAGTGCTATGCCGGTAGCCATTTTACTTTTTGGACCATTGGCTGATGTTGTGTCGGTAGAGATCATATTGATTATAACCGGAGTTCTTTTGGCACTGGTGGGGATTGCGTATGAGCGCAGCAATAAAAAGACATCTGCGCTGCAAAAGGATATGCAATAG